In Procambarus clarkii isolate CNS0578487 chromosome 5, FALCON_Pclarkii_2.0, whole genome shotgun sequence, the following are encoded in one genomic region:
- the LOC138373308 gene encoding uncharacterized protein isoform X2, with protein sequence MYVIRLDQSPVEAVSLFEEVISTGSSSYKTLAHMDHPGTSNGLQGKFMRRCTNCTQCVHVRSNVCKFCQCDFRNSRELMKKEEESCFLLKGKKALERNTASRVLQRIENQLIYLRGCEYESIVIYYKKRTSTGDTWYPTKKHNTRRGQEDLHH encoded by the exons tatacgacttgaccagtcccctgtGGAAGCTGTtagtctctttgaagaagtcatctcgacaggatcttccagctatAAAACTTTAGCACACATGGATCATCCTGGTACATCAAACG gtcttcagggaaaattcatgaggagatgcacaaactgcacacaatgtgtgcatgtccgaagcaatgtttgcaagttctgccagtgcgacttccgaaacagtagagaattaatgaagaaagaagaggaatcctgttttctacttaaaggcaagaaggctttagaacgaaatacagcaagccgggttctacaaaggattgaaaatcag cTAATATATCTGCGTGGCTGTGAGTATGAATCAATCGTTATCTATTACAAAAAAAGGACCAGCACGGGTGACACATGGTATCCTACCAAAAAACACAATAcaagaagaggacaagaagatcttcaccactaa
- the LOC138373308 gene encoding uncharacterized protein isoform X3, protein MDHPGTSNGLQGKFMRRCTNCTQCVHVRSNVCKFCQCDFRNSRELMKKEEESCFLLKGKKALERNTASRVLQRIENQLIYLRGCEYESIVIYYKKRTSTGDTWYPTKKHNTRRGQEDLHH, encoded by the exons ATGGATCATCCTGGTACATCAAACG gtcttcagggaaaattcatgaggagatgcacaaactgcacacaatgtgtgcatgtccgaagcaatgtttgcaagttctgccagtgcgacttccgaaacagtagagaattaatgaagaaagaagaggaatcctgttttctacttaaaggcaagaaggctttagaacgaaatacagcaagccgggttctacaaaggattgaaaatcag cTAATATATCTGCGTGGCTGTGAGTATGAATCAATCGTTATCTATTACAAAAAAAGGACCAGCACGGGTGACACATGGTATCCTACCAAAAAACACAATAcaagaagaggacaagaagatcttcaccactaa